From a single Sediminibacterium sp. KACHI17 genomic region:
- a CDS encoding Lrp/AsnC family transcriptional regulator produces the protein MPKTKQIAESTSSNLTLDDKDLAILRILQQNARATVKEISDKVLLSTTPVHERIKRMEEQGVIRQYATLLDHSKVKKGLMVICYVSLKQHNRNAGERFIKSILEMHEVIECYNISGEFDFMLKVVAENMDDYYNFHVNKLSQAENLGHVQSVFVMGVIKQTHVLVY, from the coding sequence ATGCCCAAAACGAAACAAATAGCCGAATCCACTAGCAGTAATCTGACACTAGATGATAAGGACCTCGCCATACTTCGCATTCTTCAGCAGAATGCTCGTGCTACAGTGAAAGAAATATCTGATAAAGTATTGTTGAGTACAACACCTGTTCATGAGCGAATTAAAAGAATGGAAGAGCAGGGAGTCATCAGACAGTATGCTACTTTATTGGATCATTCGAAAGTAAAGAAGGGATTGATGGTGATCTGTTATGTATCTCTCAAGCAACACAATCGAAACGCAGGTGAACGCTTTATCAAAAGCATTTTAGAGATGCATGAAGTGATCGAGTGTTACAATATTTCAGGAGAATTCGATTTCATGCTCAAAGTAGTAGCAGAAAACATGGATGACTACTACAATTTCCACGTCAATAAACTGAGTCAGGCAGAGAATTTAGGACATGTGCAAAGTGTATTTGTGATGGGAGTGATCAAGCAAACACATGTATTGGTGTATTAG
- the ahcY gene encoding adenosylhomocysteinase gives MSTLTSSIDFNLKYKVADISLADWGRKEIRLAEAEMPGLMALRAEYGASQPLKGARIAGCLHMTIQTAVLIETLVALGAEVKWSSCNIFSTQDQAAAAIAAAGVGVFAWKGQTLEEADWCIEQTLFFGGADRPLNMILDDGGDLTNMVFDKYPELVQHIKGLSEETTTGVHRLYERMAKGTLPIPAINVNDSVTKSKFDNKYGCQESLVDAIRRATDVMMAGKVAVVGGYGDVGKGSALSLRGAGCRVIVTEIDPICALQAAMDGFEVKKMIDAVKEADIVVTASGCRDLLTEKHFRLMKDKAIVCNIGHFDIEIDIAWLNNNYGHTKDTIKPQVDLYNIDGKDIIILAEGRLVNLGCATGHPSFVMSNSFSNQTLAQIELWNNHKNYENKVYVLPKHLDEKVARLHLAKVGAELDELTDEQAAYLGISKVGPFKAEHYRY, from the coding sequence ATGTCTACATTAACTTCTTCTATCGACTTCAACCTGAAGTATAAAGTGGCCGATATCAGTCTGGCAGACTGGGGCCGTAAGGAAATTCGTTTGGCTGAGGCTGAGATGCCCGGTCTGATGGCATTGCGTGCTGAGTATGGCGCTTCACAGCCCCTGAAAGGTGCTCGTATCGCAGGATGTCTGCACATGACCATCCAAACTGCTGTATTGATCGAAACATTGGTTGCATTGGGCGCTGAAGTAAAGTGGAGCTCTTGTAATATCTTCTCTACACAGGATCAGGCTGCTGCTGCAATTGCTGCTGCAGGTGTAGGTGTATTTGCATGGAAAGGTCAAACACTCGAGGAAGCTGATTGGTGTATTGAACAAACTTTATTCTTCGGTGGTGCTGATCGTCCATTGAACATGATCCTGGATGATGGTGGTGACCTGACCAATATGGTATTCGATAAATATCCTGAGCTGGTTCAGCATATCAAGGGTTTATCTGAAGAAACCACTACCGGTGTTCACCGTTTGTATGAGCGTATGGCAAAAGGCACTTTACCTATTCCTGCGATCAATGTGAATGACTCTGTTACCAAATCTAAATTCGATAACAAATACGGTTGTCAGGAATCACTCGTTGATGCGATCCGTCGTGCTACCGATGTGATGATGGCAGGTAAAGTGGCTGTTGTAGGTGGTTATGGTGATGTGGGTAAAGGTTCTGCATTATCTCTGCGTGGTGCAGGTTGCCGCGTGATCGTTACAGAGATCGATCCGATCTGTGCTTTACAAGCTGCAATGGATGGTTTTGAAGTAAAGAAAATGATCGATGCGGTTAAAGAAGCTGATATCGTTGTAACTGCTTCTGGTTGTCGCGATCTGTTGACTGAAAAACATTTCCGTTTGATGAAAGACAAAGCGATCGTTTGTAACATCGGTCACTTTGATATTGAGATCGATATCGCTTGGTTGAACAACAACTACGGTCATACCAAAGATACTATCAAGCCTCAGGTTGACTTGTACAATATTGATGGTAAAGACATCATCATTTTGGCTGAAGGTCGCTTGGTGAATTTAGGTTGTGCAACAGGACACCCTTCATTCGTAATGAGTAACTCTTTCTCTAACCAAACACTGGCTCAGATTGAATTGTGGAATAACCACAAGAACTATGAGAACAAAGTGTATGTGTTACCTAAGCACTTAGATGAGAAAGTAGCTCGTTTACACCTTGCAAAAGTGGGTGCTGAACTGGATGAATTAACAGATGAGCAAGCTGCTTACCTCGGTATCTCTAAAGTAGGTCCGTTCAAAGCAGAACATTATCGCTATTAA
- a CDS encoding DUF2911 domain-containing protein, with the protein MKKFFAMMAMTGLLLSSISACAQQDKSKRPSPPATVSETVGGTKITIDYSQPALKGREIGKDIEPKDGKVWRAGANEKTWIEFSKDVTIEGKPLAAGKYGFFTIKNGNDWTLIFSKKWEGWGTQYSESDDALRVNVKQGAAGAAEEKLTYAISKAGVVTLAWGTTRVGFKVK; encoded by the coding sequence ATGAAGAAATTTTTCGCTATGATGGCCATGACCGGCCTTTTGCTTTCATCGATCTCCGCATGTGCACAACAGGATAAGTCAAAAAGACCAAGTCCACCTGCAACTGTATCCGAGACTGTTGGTGGTACAAAAATTACCATTGATTATAGTCAACCTGCCTTGAAAGGTCGTGAAATAGGAAAAGACATTGAACCTAAAGACGGTAAAGTGTGGCGTGCTGGTGCCAATGAAAAAACATGGATCGAATTCAGTAAAGATGTTACCATTGAAGGAAAGCCACTGGCTGCCGGTAAATATGGATTCTTTACTATCAAAAATGGCAATGACTGGACACTTATTTTCAGCAAAAAATGGGAAGGCTGGGGAACTCAATACAGTGAATCAGATGACGCATTGAGAGTGAATGTTAAGCAAGGCGCTGCCGGTGCTGCCGAAGAAAAACTAACTTATGCTATTTCTAAGGCTGGCGTTGTTACACTGGCTTGGGGAACAACGCGAGTAGGTTTTAAAGTAAAATAA
- a CDS encoding GNAT family N-acetyltransferase, with protein MSAALHIREANANDRSVIRSLAENTWPEAYGKIISQEQIRYMLDMIYNDDALLEQMQKGHQFYLAELNDQPIGFASVSEEGAQGCKLNKLYILPSIQKSGAGKALLQQVIAYTTEKNHTRLFLQVNKQNPAKDFYTRMGFTIAEEVKLDIGNGFFMDDYIMELGCWD; from the coding sequence ATGTCGGCTGCTTTACATATTCGCGAGGCAAATGCTAATGACAGATCTGTTATCAGATCCTTAGCAGAAAATACCTGGCCTGAAGCGTATGGAAAGATCATCTCTCAGGAACAGATTCGTTACATGTTAGATATGATCTATAATGACGACGCTTTGTTAGAACAAATGCAAAAAGGACATCAATTTTATCTCGCTGAACTGAATGATCAACCGATCGGATTTGCTTCCGTTTCTGAAGAAGGTGCGCAAGGATGCAAACTCAATAAACTATACATTCTCCCCAGCATTCAAAAATCAGGTGCAGGAAAAGCGCTCTTACAACAAGTGATTGCTTACACAACTGAAAAAAATCATACCCGTCTTTTCCTACAAGTCAATAAGCAAAACCCTGCCAAAGACTTTTATACCCGCATGGGATTTACGATCGCAGAAGAAGTGAAATTGGATATTGGTAATGGTTTTTTTATGGATGATTACATTATGGAGTTGGGGTGCTGGGATTAG
- a CDS encoding exonuclease domain-containing protein has translation MQFAIVDIETTGGFPEQHGMTEIAIVLHNGTEVEGKYETLINPHQEIPPYIANMTGISDAMVAKAPSFETVAQEIFNLLSGRIFVAHNVNFDYSFVKYHLQKAGYQLNVPKLCTIRLSRKVFPGFRKYGLGHLCRELDIQITNRHRAGGDALATAQVLDMVLQNNGQRLIKEMLKKENHGQTLPAHLPEKQVMGLPQKPGVYYFHDQKDKVLYVGKAKNLKKRVLSHFSGLDISKKRQELLRTVHRISYVECPTEFIASLFESVEIKRLWPIHNKSQKRFEQVWGIYQFEDNRGYIRLGIDKKRKYLQPIASFALLADAHRMLWKLVKMHDLHPALCFLDLTPQKEWPAVDEYNQRVMTALHWVTEQKETFVIRDQSACILVENGVFYGMGITDADTAIHQLEELKGQLTMYPENEVIRSMIRNYTERYPSKVIRIA, from the coding sequence ATGCAATTTGCTATTGTGGATATCGAAACAACGGGCGGTTTTCCGGAACAACATGGAATGACCGAAATCGCCATCGTATTACACAATGGTACTGAAGTGGAGGGGAAGTATGAGACCCTCATCAATCCGCATCAGGAGATCCCTCCATATATCGCGAATATGACCGGAATTTCGGATGCCATGGTTGCAAAAGCGCCTTCATTTGAAACAGTAGCACAGGAAATTTTCAATCTTTTATCCGGGAGAATATTTGTGGCCCATAATGTCAATTTCGACTACTCTTTTGTTAAGTACCATTTACAAAAAGCAGGTTATCAATTGAATGTGCCGAAACTTTGTACAATTCGTTTGAGTCGAAAAGTATTTCCCGGATTTCGCAAATACGGATTAGGTCATCTATGCAGGGAATTGGATATCCAGATTACCAATCGACATCGTGCAGGTGGGGATGCTTTGGCTACTGCTCAGGTATTAGATATGGTACTGCAAAACAATGGTCAGCGACTGATCAAAGAGATGCTGAAGAAGGAAAATCATGGTCAAACGCTACCGGCTCATTTGCCTGAAAAACAGGTCATGGGATTGCCCCAAAAACCCGGCGTCTACTACTTCCATGATCAAAAAGATAAAGTGCTGTATGTGGGCAAGGCTAAAAATTTGAAGAAAAGGGTACTCAGTCATTTTTCCGGTTTAGATATCAGTAAAAAACGACAAGAACTTCTAAGAACCGTTCATAGGATCTCTTATGTAGAATGTCCGACTGAATTTATAGCGTCATTGTTTGAGAGTGTAGAGATCAAAAGACTGTGGCCGATACATAATAAAAGTCAGAAAAGATTTGAGCAGGTCTGGGGTATCTATCAGTTTGAAGACAACAGAGGTTATATCAGATTGGGTATCGATAAAAAAAGAAAATATTTACAGCCGATTGCATCCTTTGCTTTGTTAGCAGATGCACACAGGATGTTATGGAAGTTGGTAAAGATGCATGATCTTCATCCCGCACTCTGTTTTCTTGATCTCACACCGCAAAAAGAGTGGCCAGCAGTAGATGAGTACAATCAACGGGTAATGACTGCATTACATTGGGTCACAGAACAAAAAGAAACATTTGTGATACGCGATCAGTCAGCCTGTATCCTTGTTGAAAACGGTGTCTTTTATGGGATGGGTATCACAGATGCTGATACCGCTATTCATCAGTTGGAAGAATTAAAAGGTCAATTGACCATGTATCCGGAAAATGAGGTCATCCGCTCAATGATCCGTAACTATACAGAACGTTATCCATCTAAGGTTATTCGCATTGCTTAA
- a CDS encoding beta-N-acetylhexosaminidase — MKKLFAFTLLSISVLFLTAQDAEPIHIIPNPSSITVGKGYLSLKPQITIRVDGEGVQHIIDQFKDRLLKATDTRATIVQNSADIEFQLSKNEDPALGSEGYRLIVTPTNIMILANKPAGLFYGVQSFFQLLPKETESNTALRKKRSEPWKIPVVSIIDKPRFGWRGLMFDVSRHFFTKQEVKQFIDEMVRYKFNLLHLHLTDDQGWRIQIKSLPQLTDVGAWRPKREGKWANTPDPSPDEPKNYGGFYTHEDIKELVQYAKERFVNILPEIDIPGHSMAMLAAFPDLSATPGTKYWVNAGEKFMEWPAGAHFYALKDNNLSPANEKVYQVLDKVFTEVAQLFPFEYIHMGGDETAKNFWEKSDEIKALMQKENLKDMDAVQSYFVKRIEKIIRSKGKKMMGWDEILEGGLAEGASVMSWRGMKGGIAAAKANHTVVMSPTDFAYLDYYQGEKTVEPPVYAGLRLQKAYQFDPLPDSIDPKFILGGQGNLWTEQIQNFKTVQYMLWPRALALAESVWTPKERKNWDDFVGRVEHQFERMNHAKIRYSTAMYDPIITARYDAQKNLVLVVDKEVSNMDVHFSIDESNPDHTYRKYVSPYTLPKDVATVKFVCYKNGKQVGRQINISIEELKKRIKQ, encoded by the coding sequence ATGAAAAAGTTATTTGCTTTTACTCTTTTATCGATATCAGTTTTGTTTTTGACTGCCCAGGATGCTGAACCTATACACATTATTCCCAACCCCTCATCCATAACTGTAGGTAAAGGATACTTATCATTAAAACCTCAGATCACTATTCGTGTTGATGGTGAAGGGGTACAGCATATCATTGATCAATTCAAAGACAGACTCTTAAAAGCAACCGATACCCGCGCTACTATTGTACAAAATAGTGCGGATATTGAATTTCAGTTGTCAAAAAATGAAGACCCGGCATTGGGATCAGAAGGATATCGTCTGATCGTTACACCAACCAACATCATGATACTCGCCAATAAACCTGCCGGATTATTTTACGGAGTTCAGTCTTTTTTTCAACTACTACCTAAAGAAACAGAATCGAATACTGCATTGCGTAAAAAAAGATCTGAACCATGGAAAATTCCGGTTGTATCCATCATTGATAAACCCCGTTTTGGTTGGCGTGGATTGATGTTCGATGTGAGTCGTCATTTCTTCACCAAACAAGAAGTTAAACAGTTCATTGATGAAATGGTGCGTTATAAATTCAATCTGCTGCATCTGCATTTAACTGATGACCAAGGCTGGAGGATTCAAATCAAATCTCTACCACAACTGACAGACGTGGGTGCATGGAGACCTAAACGCGAAGGAAAATGGGCCAACACTCCCGATCCCTCTCCCGATGAGCCAAAAAATTATGGCGGCTTTTATACACATGAAGACATTAAAGAATTGGTACAATACGCCAAAGAGCGATTTGTAAATATTTTACCGGAGATCGATATCCCCGGACATAGCATGGCCATGCTTGCCGCGTTCCCAGACCTGTCTGCAACACCTGGAACAAAATATTGGGTAAATGCAGGTGAGAAATTCATGGAATGGCCCGCAGGTGCTCATTTCTATGCTTTAAAAGACAATAACCTCTCTCCAGCCAATGAAAAAGTATACCAGGTGTTGGATAAGGTCTTTACAGAAGTAGCACAACTTTTCCCTTTTGAATACATTCACATGGGTGGAGATGAAACAGCAAAAAATTTCTGGGAGAAAAGTGATGAGATCAAAGCACTCATGCAAAAAGAGAACTTGAAAGATATGGACGCGGTTCAAAGCTATTTTGTGAAGCGTATTGAAAAGATCATTCGTTCTAAAGGCAAAAAAATGATGGGTTGGGATGAGATACTGGAAGGAGGCTTAGCAGAAGGCGCTTCTGTTATGAGCTGGAGAGGCATGAAAGGGGGCATTGCTGCGGCAAAAGCCAATCATACAGTTGTAATGTCACCAACAGACTTTGCCTATTTAGACTACTATCAAGGAGAGAAAACAGTTGAGCCGCCGGTATACGCCGGATTACGCTTGCAGAAAGCCTATCAATTCGATCCATTACCCGACAGTATAGATCCGAAGTTCATTTTAGGTGGACAGGGCAATCTTTGGACCGAACAGATCCAGAACTTTAAAACCGTGCAATACATGCTTTGGCCACGCGCACTGGCACTTGCAGAATCTGTTTGGACGCCTAAAGAGCGTAAAAATTGGGATGATTTTGTTGGTCGTGTTGAGCACCAATTCGAAAGAATGAATCATGCCAAGATCAGATACAGCACTGCCATGTATGACCCTATCATAACTGCCAGATATGATGCTCAGAAAAATCTGGTATTAGTGGTAGATAAAGAGGTCTCCAATATGGATGTACATTTTTCTATTGATGAAAGTAATCCTGATCACACTTATCGTAAATATGTATCTCCTTACACTTTACCGAAAGATGTTGCAACCGTGAAGTTTGTTTGCTACAAAAATGGCAAGCAAGTAGGTAGGCAAATCAATATTTCAATAGAGGAATTGAAAAAGAGGATAAAGCAATAA
- a CDS encoding valine--tRNA ligase, protein MPALKKRSGMELSKNYIPGDIEARWYQHWLDKGYFNSTPDERESFTVVIPPPNVTGVLHMGHCLNNTIQDILVRRARMQGKNACWVPGTDHASIATEAKVVAMLREKGIAKSSIGREEFLQYAWEWKEKYGGIILQQLKKMGCSLDWSRTSFTMDEDYYQSVIKVFVDLHEKGWIYRGKRMINWDVKAKTALSDEEVIYKEVQSKLYYVRYEIVDSLELTDDSKKREKEFITIATVRPETILGDTAICVNPDDERYKHLHGKYAIVPLIGRRIPIIADDYVTTDFGTGALKVTPAHDMNDYQLGQKYNLEVIDTMNDDGTMSEAAQLFIGEDRFEVRKKIVPELEAKGHIVKIEDYTNQVGFSERTDAVVEPRLSLQWWVDMKKISEPALKAVMDGDIEFHPAKFKNLYRHWMENIKDWCISRQLWWGHRIPAWYTPDGTYAVAATKEEAYQKLSSQLSDLKLEDIRQDDDCLDTWFSSWLWPFEVFKGLSNPGNAEVKYYYPTNTLVTAPEIIFFWVARMIMAGEEYMKEIPFKHVYFTGIVRDKQGRKMSKSLGNSPDLLALIDQYGADAVRFGIMISSPAGNDILFDEAALEQGRNFNNKLWNALKLIKSWETRIEKSAQPATQSTQLSSFATDWFESRLQQAKAEVETLLQQFRLSEGLKVLYSLIWDDFCSWYLEWAKPGFEQPVDPFVYEKTLTYFEEMMQLLHPYMPFISEEIYHLLREQSVDLCVKQQTTVGPINKAILESGELLKQVISALRDARNKNQIKPKDPIKLHIETNQQKQYESIAGILSKQVNAATIDFETSVNNAIVVAVEKDKFFIETERQLDTTALKAELLKDLDYQKNFRDSVMKKLGNERFVQNAKPEVVDLERKKLADAEARIKNIEESLKNL, encoded by the coding sequence TTGCCAGCCTTAAAAAAGAGATCAGGAATGGAATTGAGCAAGAACTATATCCCGGGTGACATAGAAGCCAGATGGTACCAACATTGGCTTGATAAAGGTTATTTCAACAGTACACCCGATGAACGGGAGTCTTTTACCGTTGTGATACCCCCTCCAAATGTTACGGGCGTGTTGCACATGGGCCATTGTCTGAATAACACCATTCAAGATATATTAGTACGTCGCGCTCGTATGCAGGGTAAAAATGCCTGCTGGGTTCCTGGTACCGACCATGCTTCTATTGCTACAGAAGCCAAAGTAGTAGCCATGCTGCGCGAAAAAGGGATCGCTAAATCTTCTATTGGAAGAGAAGAGTTCCTTCAGTATGCTTGGGAATGGAAAGAGAAATACGGCGGTATCATCTTGCAACAGCTGAAAAAAATGGGCTGTAGCCTTGATTGGAGCCGCACTTCTTTTACAATGGATGAAGATTACTATCAATCAGTGATCAAAGTTTTTGTTGACCTGCATGAAAAAGGTTGGATCTATCGTGGTAAACGAATGATCAACTGGGATGTAAAAGCAAAAACTGCTTTGAGTGATGAAGAAGTGATCTATAAAGAAGTACAGAGTAAGTTGTATTATGTTCGATATGAAATAGTTGACAGTTTAGAGTTGACAGATGACAGTAAGAAGAGAGAGAAAGAATTCATTACGATTGCTACGGTGAGACCAGAAACGATTTTAGGTGACACTGCAATATGTGTAAATCCGGATGATGAGCGTTATAAACACTTACATGGCAAATATGCCATCGTTCCGTTGATCGGCAGGAGAATTCCCATCATTGCAGATGATTATGTGACTACAGATTTTGGTACTGGTGCATTGAAAGTTACGCCTGCGCATGACATGAACGATTATCAACTCGGACAGAAATACAATCTGGAAGTAATCGATACCATGAATGATGACGGCACGATGAGTGAAGCTGCTCAGTTATTCATCGGTGAAGATCGTTTTGAAGTTCGCAAGAAAATAGTTCCTGAACTCGAAGCGAAAGGACATATCGTTAAAATTGAAGACTACACCAATCAAGTCGGATTCAGCGAAAGAACAGATGCAGTAGTTGAGCCGCGACTGAGTTTACAATGGTGGGTAGATATGAAAAAAATATCTGAGCCTGCATTAAAAGCGGTCATGGATGGTGATATTGAATTCCACCCGGCCAAATTTAAAAATCTCTATCGTCATTGGATGGAGAATATCAAAGACTGGTGTATCAGTCGTCAATTGTGGTGGGGACATCGCATTCCGGCATGGTATACGCCCGATGGAACTTATGCAGTAGCTGCTACAAAAGAAGAAGCGTATCAAAAACTCAGCTCTCAGCTCTCAGATCTGAAATTGGAAGATATACGTCAAGATGACGATTGCCTGGATACATGGTTCTCCAGTTGGTTATGGCCTTTTGAAGTTTTCAAAGGATTATCCAACCCGGGTAATGCGGAAGTAAAATACTACTACCCCACCAATACATTGGTGACCGCACCAGAGATCATCTTCTTTTGGGTGGCACGTATGATCATGGCAGGCGAAGAGTACATGAAAGAAATACCTTTCAAACATGTATACTTTACAGGTATCGTAAGAGATAAGCAAGGAAGGAAAATGAGTAAGAGTTTAGGAAATTCACCTGATCTGCTTGCACTGATTGATCAATATGGAGCAGACGCTGTTCGATTTGGCATCATGATCTCCTCACCTGCGGGTAATGATATTTTATTTGATGAAGCCGCGTTAGAACAAGGACGTAACTTCAACAATAAACTCTGGAACGCACTCAAGCTTATCAAAAGCTGGGAAACAAGAATAGAAAAAAGCGCGCAGCCGGCAACTCAAAGCACTCAGCTTTCGTCCTTTGCAACCGATTGGTTTGAATCTCGCTTACAACAAGCAAAAGCAGAAGTAGAAACACTCTTGCAACAATTCCGTTTGAGCGAAGGCCTGAAAGTATTGTATTCTCTGATATGGGATGATTTCTGTAGCTGGTATCTGGAATGGGCAAAACCCGGATTCGAGCAGCCGGTAGATCCTTTTGTGTATGAAAAAACATTGACCTATTTCGAGGAAATGATGCAGTTATTGCATCCATACATGCCATTCATTTCCGAAGAGATCTATCATCTATTAAGGGAACAGTCTGTTGATTTATGTGTAAAACAACAAACCACTGTAGGTCCTATAAATAAAGCCATTCTTGAATCCGGTGAATTATTGAAACAAGTGATTTCTGCTTTGAGAGATGCCAGAAATAAAAATCAGATCAAACCAAAAGATCCGATCAAACTGCATATTGAGACCAATCAACAAAAGCAATATGAAAGCATCGCAGGCATTTTATCTAAACAAGTCAATGCTGCCACTATTGATTTTGAAACATCAGTCAACAATGCCATTGTTGTAGCAGTTGAAAAAGATAAATTCTTTATCGAGACAGAGCGTCAATTAGATACCACTGCATTGAAAGCAGAGTTATTGAAAGATCTCGATTATCAGAAGAACTTCCGTGACAGTGTCATGAAAAAACTAGGAAATGAACGTTTTGTTCAAAACGCCAAACCTGAAGTAGTAGACCTGGAGCGAAAGAAATTAGCAGATGCGGAAGCAAGGATCAAGAACATTGAAGAAAGTCTGAAGAATCTTTAA
- a CDS encoding phosphatase PAP2 family protein, with protein sequence MYPRILKYKNNTTKAMFKIWLLLCLAGFTSNPTCNAQAAPWEVRMVRNINPVNPSGSFWDGVSTTAKPISVMIPVGMMTAALINKDRLTQQKAIEIGGSIFIAAATTAMMKQLIRRERPANVYTDIYPDQPDQGFSFPSGHVSASFASAASLSIQYKKWYITVPAYLWGTGVAYSRIYMGQHYPTDVVMGAATGIGSAYLAHWLNKKLFLKKQNTKTK encoded by the coding sequence ATGTATCCAAGAATTCTGAAGTATAAAAACAATACAACAAAAGCCATGTTCAAAATATGGCTTTTGTTGTGTTTGGCCGGCTTTACATCCAACCCAACCTGTAACGCACAAGCAGCTCCATGGGAAGTACGGATGGTCAGAAATATCAATCCCGTGAATCCTTCCGGCAGTTTCTGGGATGGTGTTTCCACGACAGCAAAACCCATCAGCGTAATGATACCTGTTGGTATGATGACGGCAGCATTGATCAACAAAGACCGGCTCACACAACAGAAAGCCATTGAAATAGGTGGCAGTATTTTTATTGCGGCTGCTACAACTGCTATGATGAAGCAATTGATTCGCAGAGAACGACCGGCAAACGTTTATACAGACATTTATCCCGATCAACCGGATCAAGGATTTTCATTTCCATCAGGACATGTATCGGCAAGTTTTGCAAGTGCTGCTTCATTATCTATCCAATATAAAAAATGGTATATAACAGTACCCGCCTATCTCTGGGGTACGGGCGTTGCTTATTCGAGAATATATATGGGGCAGCATTACCCAACAGATGTTGTTATGGGTGCAGCAACAGGTATCGGCAGCGCTTATCTTGCACACTGGTTGAACAAGAAACTATTCTTGAAAAAGCAAAACACAAAAACAAAATAA